From one Bradyrhizobium sp. Ash2021 genomic stretch:
- a CDS encoding TetR/AcrR family transcriptional regulator, with the protein MTLTAEHIEPDTRERILVVAERLFRQIGYQKTTVADIAKELRMSPANVYRFFDSKKSIHEGVARGLMGGVEEAAQAIAAQSGPAEVRLRELMKTIHRMNSERYVGDSKLHEMVAIAMEEDWDVCVAHMQLITETIGSVIAQGAASGEFEVADLQLAAMCACTAMIRFFHPQMIAQTSNKPGPTIDEMIDFVIAGLAPRAKAN; encoded by the coding sequence ATGACGCTGACTGCCGAACATATCGAACCCGACACCCGCGAGCGGATTCTCGTGGTGGCGGAGCGTCTGTTCCGCCAGATCGGCTACCAGAAGACCACGGTCGCCGACATCGCCAAAGAACTGCGGATGAGCCCGGCCAATGTGTACCGCTTCTTCGATTCGAAGAAGTCGATCCACGAAGGCGTCGCGCGCGGCCTGATGGGCGGGGTCGAGGAGGCGGCGCAGGCCATCGCGGCCCAGAGCGGCCCGGCGGAGGTGCGCCTGCGCGAGCTGATGAAAACCATCCATCGCATGAACTCGGAGCGCTATGTCGGCGATTCCAAGCTGCATGAGATGGTCGCGATCGCGATGGAGGAGGACTGGGACGTCTGCGTGGCCCATATGCAGCTGATCACCGAAACGATCGGCAGCGTGATCGCGCAGGGTGCTGCGTCCGGGGAATTCGAGGTTGCCGACCTTCAGCTGGCGGCGATGTGCGCCTGCACCGCGATGATCCGGTTTTTCCATCCGCAGATGATCGCGCAAACCAGCAACAAGCCGGGGCCGACCATCGACGAGATGATCGATTTCGTGATCGCGGGGCTGGCGCCGCGGGCCAAAGCGAATTGA
- a CDS encoding flavin reductase family protein, with translation MTAKDLHFYEPKNGHGLKHDPFNAIIAPRPIGWISSRDSRGNINLAPYSFFNGFCYHPPIIGFSSTSWKDTVANVQESGEFVWNLATMDLAKQMNATAAHVAHDVSEFKVAGLTAVPGKVVNVPRVAESPVSFECKLTQIIQLQGANGEKAQAWLTLGEVVAVHIDKAMIRDGVYQTGLARPIVRAGRKGDYFEIRPEAMFEMVRPD, from the coding sequence GTGACTGCAAAAGACCTGCATTTTTACGAACCGAAGAACGGCCACGGTCTCAAGCACGATCCGTTCAACGCCATCATCGCCCCGCGCCCGATCGGCTGGATTTCGTCGCGGGACTCCAGGGGCAATATTAACCTCGCGCCCTACAGTTTCTTCAACGGCTTCTGCTATCACCCGCCGATCATCGGCTTCTCCTCGACCTCCTGGAAGGACACCGTCGCCAATGTCCAGGAGAGCGGCGAGTTCGTCTGGAATCTCGCCACCATGGACCTGGCGAAACAGATGAACGCAACCGCCGCCCACGTCGCCCACGACGTCAGCGAGTTCAAGGTCGCAGGGCTGACCGCGGTGCCCGGCAAGGTGGTCAACGTGCCGCGGGTGGCGGAAAGCCCGGTCTCGTTCGAGTGCAAGCTGACGCAAATCATCCAGCTGCAGGGCGCCAACGGCGAAAAGGCGCAGGCCTGGCTGACCTTGGGCGAGGTCGTCGCCGTTCATATCGACAAGGCCATGATCAGGGACGGGGTCTACCAGACCGGCCTCGCCCGCCCGATCGTCCGCGCCGGCCGCAAGGGCGATTATTTCGAAATTCGCCCCGAGGCGATGTTCGAGATGGTCCGGCCGGATTGA
- a CDS encoding GFA family protein, with product MSHAGSCFCGAVRLVVKGAPEGMGYCHCRSCRSWSGGPVNAFSLWKPEALEIESGAEHIATFQKTPLSERKYCRKCGGHLMTNHPTLGLVDVFVATIPTLEFKPGVHVNYAETVLPMRDGLPKLKDFPAELGGSGEAVAE from the coding sequence ATGAGTCACGCCGGAAGCTGTTTTTGCGGGGCCGTCAGACTTGTGGTCAAGGGTGCGCCCGAGGGAATGGGTTATTGTCACTGCCGTTCCTGTCGCTCGTGGTCTGGCGGGCCGGTCAACGCCTTCAGCCTCTGGAAGCCGGAGGCGCTGGAGATCGAGTCGGGAGCCGAGCATATTGCGACGTTTCAGAAGACGCCGCTCAGCGAGCGCAAATACTGCAGGAAATGCGGCGGTCATCTGATGACCAATCATCCGACCCTCGGGCTGGTGGACGTGTTTGTAGCGACGATTCCGACGCTGGAGTTCAAGCCGGGCGTTCACGTCAACTACGCCGAGACGGTGCTGCCAATGCGGGACGGTCTCCCGAAGCTCAAGGATTTTCCCGCCGAGCTTGGGGGCTCCGGCGAAGCCGTCGCGGAATGA
- a CDS encoding helix-turn-helix domain-containing protein, translating into MAEGSYRQFCPVAMAAEVLCTRWTVILLRELVAGSTRFNELRRGVPRMSPALLSRRLKDLEAAGIVAREASRSESGAFEYRLTASGRELGPIVEAFGIWGQRRIEADLSLQHLDVQLLMWDMRRNLNPTPMPQGRKIIRFIYPELPATQRSWWLIVDPTDGVDLCSVDPGFDIDLYVSVDLRTMTAIWMGLDTVRAAVANKRMILTGDRRIASAMQTWLGLSPFAKEKKLAS; encoded by the coding sequence ATGGCCGAGGGTAGCTACAGGCAGTTCTGCCCGGTTGCGATGGCCGCGGAGGTTCTGTGCACGCGCTGGACCGTTATCTTGCTCCGCGAACTCGTCGCCGGCTCGACGCGCTTCAACGAACTGCGCCGCGGCGTGCCGCGGATGTCGCCGGCGTTGCTCTCGCGGCGGCTCAAGGATCTCGAAGCCGCCGGGATTGTCGCCCGCGAGGCGTCGCGCTCGGAGTCCGGCGCATTCGAATATCGCCTGACCGCATCGGGGCGAGAACTTGGACCGATCGTCGAGGCATTTGGCATCTGGGGCCAGCGCCGCATCGAAGCGGATTTGTCGCTCCAGCATCTCGATGTTCAACTCCTGATGTGGGATATGCGGCGGAATCTGAATCCGACGCCGATGCCGCAGGGGCGAAAAATCATTCGCTTCATTTATCCCGAACTTCCGGCCACGCAGCGGTCCTGGTGGCTGATCGTCGACCCTACGGACGGCGTCGATCTCTGTTCAGTCGATCCCGGATTCGACATCGACCTCTATGTGTCTGTCGACTTGCGGACCATGACCGCGATCTGGATGGGGCTGGATACTGTCCGCGCAGCCGTTGCCAACAAGCGCATGATTTTGACTGGCGACCGACGCATCGCATCTGCCATGCAGACCTGGCTCGGTCTCAGCCCGTTTGCAAAGGAGAAGAAGCTCGCGAGCTGA
- a CDS encoding SRPBCC family protein gives MRKFPSNPTVLLTCFVVLGAAVLLSVGIGPAFAATILRSADVKASASVVWSVIGPFCAIKNWLPPVGECIEDGKAPPTRVLVTRDGKAAFVETQTARNDNEHSYSYAFLSSPLPVSNYKATIKVTAKGDGSSTITWSGSYTPDQGKENAASEALIGVYEAGLAEIKAKLAK, from the coding sequence GTGAGAAAATTTCCGAGTAATCCGACTGTTCTGTTGACGTGCTTTGTGGTGCTGGGCGCAGCGGTGCTTCTGAGCGTCGGCATTGGACCCGCCTTTGCGGCTACGATTTTGCGCAGCGCCGACGTGAAAGCATCCGCCTCGGTTGTCTGGTCGGTGATCGGTCCGTTCTGCGCGATCAAGAACTGGTTGCCGCCAGTGGGCGAATGCATCGAGGACGGCAAGGCGCCACCGACCCGCGTTCTCGTTACCAGGGACGGCAAGGCCGCGTTTGTGGAAACGCAAACCGCGAGGAACGATAACGAGCACAGTTACTCCTATGCGTTCCTTTCGAGCCCACTACCGGTCTCGAACTACAAGGCGACGATCAAGGTTACGGCCAAGGGTGATGGATCTTCGACCATCACCTGGAGCGGCTCCTATACCCCGGACCAGGGAAAGGAAAACGCAGCCAGTGAGGCGTTGATCGGCGTCTACGAAGCTGGGTTGGCCGAGATCAAGGCTAAGCTTGCGAAGTAG
- a CDS encoding amidase family protein: protein MDDTIATSIRVASRETANLSSLGLAAAAAAVRNGDITSEAYTTSLLQRARALAELNAFITVDEAGVLAAARNADKARAGGSSAPLLGVPLGVKDSYLTKGLPTSLGLHSLAHFVPREDADAVRAIKAAGALVFGKNNLVEMSYGLTGHNARYGQVKNPHARDRVSGGSSSGSAASVAAGLVPASLGGDTVGSIRVPASFCGVVGFKPTTGRWPRNGVAPISHTLDTTGAFARSVEDCMLVDQVVTGEQAAEFDDCYDLKGARLAFAPRQFLDLIDPEIETRFREIVRRLQDAGAEVVEVDFGEDFNALIQTATWGIFAHETMGAISEFLRRHDIPTTFEAIYEGLKPQLRQAWGHIVLPGGAGATSAAAYQTALNVSRPEIQRRLDTAFVSHGALVILQPTTPCTAPLIEEQATVHIAGQEVSYLALANHTVSASSVGLPGISLPVGLSRAGLPIGLELDARLGSDRELLNLARRIERALGAKSAI, encoded by the coding sequence ATGGACGACACAATCGCCACTTCAATTCGCGTCGCGTCGCGTGAAACTGCAAATCTTAGCTCGCTCGGGCTCGCAGCCGCTGCTGCGGCAGTTCGTAATGGTGACATCACGTCAGAGGCTTACACCACGTCGCTTTTGCAGCGCGCCCGAGCGCTAGCCGAGCTGAACGCCTTCATCACTGTTGATGAGGCCGGCGTGCTGGCGGCCGCAAGAAATGCGGACAAAGCGCGTGCGGGCGGATCGTCGGCCCCGCTCTTGGGCGTGCCGCTCGGTGTGAAGGACAGCTATTTGACCAAAGGGCTGCCCACGAGCTTGGGTCTTCATAGTCTCGCTCACTTCGTGCCGCGTGAAGACGCCGACGCTGTCCGCGCCATTAAGGCTGCGGGCGCTTTGGTCTTCGGCAAGAACAACCTCGTTGAGATGTCCTACGGCTTGACCGGTCACAACGCACGTTACGGCCAGGTGAAGAATCCTCACGCACGAGATCGCGTGTCGGGCGGCTCCTCGAGCGGCTCCGCCGCATCCGTGGCCGCCGGCCTCGTTCCCGCGTCCTTGGGCGGTGACACCGTTGGCTCGATCCGGGTGCCCGCATCGTTCTGTGGCGTCGTTGGATTCAAGCCAACGACCGGACGTTGGCCGCGCAACGGCGTTGCTCCGATCTCCCATACGCTCGACACGACGGGTGCATTCGCCCGAAGCGTCGAGGACTGCATGTTGGTGGATCAGGTCGTGACTGGGGAACAGGCTGCGGAGTTCGACGACTGCTACGATCTAAAGGGGGCCCGACTGGCCTTTGCGCCGCGACAGTTCCTGGATCTGATAGACCCGGAAATCGAAACCCGCTTCCGCGAGATCGTTCGGCGGCTGCAGGACGCCGGCGCCGAGGTCGTTGAGGTCGACTTTGGCGAGGATTTCAATGCCCTCATCCAAACCGCTACATGGGGCATCTTCGCTCACGAGACGATGGGCGCAATTTCGGAATTCCTTCGCCGCCACGACATTCCGACCACGTTCGAGGCGATTTACGAGGGCCTTAAGCCCCAACTTCGGCAGGCATGGGGGCACATAGTATTGCCGGGTGGTGCAGGTGCCACCTCGGCAGCGGCCTATCAGACGGCGCTCAACGTGAGTCGGCCGGAAATCCAGCGCCGCCTCGACACGGCGTTCGTCTCTCATGGGGCGCTGGTCATTCTGCAACCGACCACGCCCTGCACGGCGCCTTTGATCGAGGAGCAGGCGACCGTCCATATCGCGGGGCAGGAAGTTAGCTACCTCGCTTTGGCGAACCACACCGTGTCGGCCAGCAGCGTTGGGCTGCCGGGTATCAGCCTTCCTGTTGGCTTGTCTCGCGCCGGGTTACCGATTGGCCTTGAGCTGGACGCCCGCTTAGGGAGCGACCGGGAGCTTCTGAACCTTGCCCGTAGGATCGAACGCGCCTTGGGCGCCAAGTCTGCGATCTAG
- a CDS encoding TetR/AcrR family transcriptional regulator gives MRFEKGHKAATRRHIVDVASKCVRRDGISAAGIAGIMGEAGLTKGAFSPHFESKDELVREVLASALCAQQLRFDEDQRRGLDLESAIRRYLNRAHVEDRAGGCPSAALLPEIARQPLSTRQDYEKGLRSYVSTFAALLPDANSAASRRRATAIFGLMVGTLQFARAVPDATEAEQILEGGVEAALHLARSPSF, from the coding sequence ATGCGTTTCGAGAAAGGTCATAAGGCTGCGACACGACGGCACATAGTCGATGTGGCGTCGAAGTGCGTGCGCCGAGACGGCATTTCCGCCGCCGGGATTGCCGGGATCATGGGCGAGGCCGGCCTGACCAAAGGGGCATTCTCTCCGCACTTTGAGTCCAAAGACGAACTCGTTCGCGAGGTGCTGGCGAGCGCGCTCTGCGCCCAGCAACTTCGCTTCGACGAAGATCAGCGGAGAGGTCTCGACCTTGAGAGCGCGATTCGGAGGTACCTGAACCGCGCTCACGTCGAAGACCGGGCGGGCGGGTGCCCCTCGGCGGCGTTGCTCCCCGAAATCGCTCGACAGCCCCTGTCCACGCGGCAAGACTACGAGAAAGGGCTCCGAAGCTACGTCTCGACTTTTGCCGCACTGCTTCCCGACGCGAATTCCGCAGCGAGCCGCCGCCGCGCGACCGCCATTTTCGGCCTCATGGTGGGCACCCTCCAGTTCGCGCGGGCGGTGCCCGACGCTACCGAGGCGGAGCAGATCCTGGAAGGTGGCGTTGAGGCCGCGTTGCACTTGGCGCGATCTCCGTCTTTCTAG
- a CDS encoding acyl-CoA dehydrogenase: protein MSFRRDFITKPIFSWARGVLPAMSDTEREALEAGDVWWDADLFTGNPDWSKLLANAPATLTDEERAFLNGPVDELCAMLDDWKINWEWRDLPPEAWAFIKRHKFFGMIIPKEFGGLGFSPYAHSEVVRKISSRSLAAAVTVMVPNSLGPGELLMRFGTREQQQQWLPRLADGRDIPCFGLTSPEAGSDAASMIDTGVICKGSFEGREVLGLRLNWHKRYITLGPVATLLGLAFKAYDPDHLAGQEEDLGITVALIPSHLEGVRIGHRHLPAMQVFQNGPNWGKDVFIPMDYIIGGQERLGQGWKMLMTALAAGRGISLPSLSAAGAAYAARTTGAYARIREQFGIAISKFEGIEEPLARIAGTAYLLDAARRLTCAALNQGHHPAVISGIMKLHATERMRIAIDDAMDIHGGKAVIDGPQNYLGSLYRSVPVGITVEGANILTRNLIVFGQGAIRAHPYLLQEMNALGEADRAKGLDAFDAAFWKHVGHSFTTMFRAWGRSWTGGLFAPAPDAGEATKFYRQLSRYSSAFALCADMALLTLGGALKRKEMLSARFGDILSELYLLSAALKRWQDEGRQQADLPALEWCMASGFKTIENRFAEILANLPNRFVAVILKFLIQPFGAGVLGPSDRVVHQCAQLVLEPSAARDRLTPDLSHVDDDRGVARLEKAFLLVTAAEDIARKMHAARLHDWNEAVKKGVITQAEGEKLAAAQDAVAKVIEVDDFAPEDLSPIYKKPADVHQFFQELGEQRAAS from the coding sequence ATGAGCTTCCGCCGCGATTTCATCACCAAGCCGATCTTTTCCTGGGCACGAGGCGTATTGCCTGCGATGTCCGACACCGAGCGCGAGGCGCTCGAGGCCGGCGATGTCTGGTGGGACGCCGACCTCTTCACCGGCAACCCCGATTGGTCAAAACTGCTCGCCAACGCGCCGGCCACGCTGACGGATGAGGAGCGCGCATTTCTCAACGGCCCGGTCGACGAACTCTGCGCGATGCTCGACGACTGGAAGATCAATTGGGAGTGGCGCGACCTGCCGCCGGAGGCCTGGGCCTTCATCAAGCGGCACAAATTCTTCGGCATGATCATTCCAAAGGAATTTGGCGGGCTCGGCTTCTCGCCCTATGCGCATTCCGAAGTGGTTCGGAAAATCTCGTCGCGGTCGCTCGCCGCCGCCGTCACCGTGATGGTGCCGAACTCGCTCGGACCCGGCGAATTGCTGATGCGCTTCGGCACCAGGGAGCAGCAACAGCAATGGCTGCCGCGCCTGGCCGACGGCCGCGACATTCCCTGTTTCGGATTGACCAGCCCGGAGGCCGGCTCGGATGCGGCGTCGATGATCGACACCGGCGTCATCTGCAAGGGCAGTTTCGAAGGCCGCGAAGTGCTCGGGCTGCGCCTTAACTGGCACAAGCGCTACATCACGCTTGGGCCGGTCGCGACGCTGCTCGGCCTCGCCTTCAAGGCCTACGATCCCGATCATCTGGCAGGCCAGGAGGAAGACCTCGGCATCACGGTGGCGCTGATCCCGAGCCATCTGGAAGGCGTCCGGATCGGCCATCGGCATCTGCCGGCGATGCAGGTGTTTCAGAACGGCCCGAACTGGGGCAAGGACGTCTTTATTCCGATGGACTACATCATCGGCGGCCAAGAGCGTCTGGGCCAGGGCTGGAAAATGTTGATGACCGCGCTGGCCGCCGGTCGCGGCATCTCGCTGCCGTCGCTGTCGGCCGCGGGCGCGGCCTACGCCGCGCGCACCACCGGCGCCTATGCCCGCATCCGCGAGCAGTTCGGCATCGCCATCAGCAAATTCGAAGGCATCGAGGAGCCGCTCGCGCGTATCGCCGGGACTGCCTATCTGCTCGACGCCGCGCGGCGGCTGACCTGTGCGGCGCTCAACCAGGGTCATCATCCGGCAGTCATCTCCGGCATCATGAAGCTGCACGCCACCGAGCGGATGCGGATCGCGATCGACGACGCCATGGATATCCATGGCGGCAAGGCGGTGATCGACGGCCCGCAAAACTATTTGGGCAGCCTTTATCGCTCGGTGCCGGTCGGCATCACGGTCGAAGGCGCCAATATCCTGACCCGCAACCTGATCGTGTTCGGGCAGGGCGCGATCCGTGCCCATCCCTATCTGCTGCAAGAAATGAATGCGCTCGGCGAAGCGGACCGCGCCAAGGGCCTCGACGCCTTCGATGCGGCCTTCTGGAAGCATGTTGGCCACAGTTTTACGACCATGTTCCGGGCCTGGGGCCGGAGTTGGACCGGCGGCCTGTTCGCACCGGCGCCCGATGCGGGTGAGGCGACAAAATTCTATCGTCAGCTCTCGCGCTACTCCTCGGCCTTCGCGCTTTGCGCCGACATGGCGCTGTTGACGCTGGGCGGTGCGCTCAAGCGCAAGGAAATGCTGTCGGCGCGGTTCGGCGATATTTTGTCGGAGCTCTATCTGCTCTCGGCCGCGCTAAAGCGCTGGCAGGACGAGGGGCGTCAGCAGGCCGATTTGCCCGCGCTGGAATGGTGCATGGCCAGCGGTTTCAAGACCATCGAAAACCGCTTTGCCGAGATACTCGCTAATCTCCCGAACCGGTTCGTCGCGGTGATCCTGAAATTCCTGATCCAGCCCTTTGGCGCAGGGGTGCTCGGGCCGTCAGACCGCGTGGTCCATCAATGCGCGCAACTGGTGCTGGAGCCATCGGCGGCGCGTGATCGCCTGACGCCCGACCTGTCGCATGTCGATGACGACCGCGGCGTGGCGCGGCTGGAGAAGGCGTTCCTGCTCGTGACCGCCGCGGAGGATATTGCCAGGAAGATGCATGCGGCGCGCCTGCACGACTGGAACGAAGCCGTGAAGAAGGGCGTCATCACGCAGGCCGAGGGCGAAAAGCTCGCGGCGGCGCAGGACGCCGTCGCGAAAGTGATCGAGGTCGACGATTTCGCGCCGGAAGACCTTTCGCCGATTTACAAGAAGCCGGCCGATGTGCATCAGTTCTTCCAGGAGCTTGGTGAACAGAGGGCGGCGAGCTGA
- a CDS encoding acetyl-CoA C-acetyltransferase, which produces MARPVFIIDGSRTPFLKARSGPGPFTPVDLAVQCGRPLLARQPFAPTAFDQVILGCVNVIADEMNPARVAALRLGMGEKMVAFTVQINCGSGMQSIDTGYRYIREGVSDLILAGGAEALSHAPLVWPQAGVRWFAGLAGAKGVGARIAAALKIRPSYLKPIIGLERGLTDPITELNMGQTAEVVGHLFGITRAQSDAYAAESHKRLANAQVQGFLKGEVETSFARDGKFYDHDDGVRPDSTPESLAKLKPVFERPWGQVTAGNSSQITDGASWVILASEEAVAKHGLTPKAVILDSQWSALDPSIMGLGPVLSATALLKRNELTLADIETWELNEAFATQVLGCLAAWNDEKFCREILGLDGAAGQIDQTKLNVDGGAVSLGHPVGCSGNRIVLHLVNAMKRLGTRRGIATECIGGGQGGAMLIETV; this is translated from the coding sequence ATGGCGCGACCGGTTTTTATTATCGACGGCAGCCGGACGCCGTTCCTGAAAGCGCGTTCCGGTCCCGGACCCTTCACCCCGGTCGATCTCGCCGTGCAATGCGGGCGGCCTTTGCTGGCGCGGCAGCCCTTTGCGCCCACCGCCTTCGATCAGGTCATCCTCGGCTGCGTCAATGTCATTGCCGATGAGATGAACCCGGCCCGTGTCGCAGCACTTCGGCTCGGCATGGGCGAGAAAATGGTCGCCTTCACGGTGCAGATCAATTGCGGCTCCGGCATGCAATCGATCGACACCGGCTATCGTTACATCCGCGAGGGGGTCTCGGATCTGATCCTCGCCGGCGGTGCCGAGGCGCTCAGCCATGCCCCGCTGGTATGGCCGCAAGCCGGCGTGCGGTGGTTTGCAGGACTCGCCGGCGCCAAGGGCGTTGGCGCCAGGATCGCCGCCGCGCTAAAGATCCGGCCCAGCTATTTGAAGCCGATCATCGGCCTCGAGCGCGGGCTGACCGATCCGATCACCGAACTCAATATGGGCCAGACCGCCGAAGTGGTCGGCCATCTCTTCGGTATCACCCGCGCCCAATCGGACGCCTATGCCGCCGAAAGCCACAAGCGGCTGGCCAATGCGCAAGTACAGGGTTTTCTCAAGGGCGAGGTCGAAACCTCGTTTGCGCGCGATGGCAAATTCTACGACCATGACGATGGCGTGCGGCCGGATTCCACGCCGGAGTCGCTCGCCAAATTGAAGCCGGTGTTCGAGCGGCCGTGGGGCCAGGTAACGGCTGGCAATTCTTCCCAGATCACCGATGGCGCTTCGTGGGTAATTCTCGCTTCTGAAGAGGCCGTGGCAAAGCACGGCCTGACGCCGAAAGCGGTCATCCTCGACAGCCAGTGGTCGGCGCTCGATCCCTCGATCATGGGGCTCGGTCCGGTGCTGTCGGCGACCGCATTGTTGAAGCGCAACGAATTGACACTCGCCGATATCGAGACCTGGGAATTGAACGAGGCCTTTGCCACGCAGGTGCTCGGATGTCTGGCGGCCTGGAACGATGAAAAATTCTGCCGCGAGATTTTGGGCCTCGACGGGGCTGCCGGGCAAATCGATCAGACCAAACTGAACGTCGATGGCGGCGCCGTCAGCCTCGGGCATCCCGTCGGCTGCAGCGGCAATCGTATCGTGCTGCACCTCGTCAATGCGATGAAGCGGCTCGGCACCCGGCGCGGCATCGCCACCGAATGTATCGGCGGCGGGCAGGGCGGCGCGATGTTGATAGAGACGGTGTGA
- a CDS encoding 3-hydroxyacyl-CoA dehydrogenase NAD-binding domain-containing protein encodes MDSEVMDVLGDRVLELGPAPDAAGPYKNFKLTRDADGIAWLLFDREGSSANTLSADLIEELDKVLAELEGQRPAGLVIRSAKKSGFIAGADVNEFRGVTDPRAVETQIGRAHAVIDRLEALRVPTVAVIHGFCLGGGLEVALACQMRIAIDDARFGFPEVLLGLHPGLGGTVRFTRLVNPIQAMPLMLTGKTIDARKAKSLGLVDAVTQERHVRNAVKDAVFGRLKRARPGLLTSILNIGPVRGLLASRMRAEAGNAAPQEHYPAPYALIDLWEKHGGDKSAMLSAEKTSFANLMVTPAAQNLIRVFFLREQMKKLAGSGNKIGHVHVIGAGAMGGDIAAWCASQDMRVTLADMKPEPIAGAIKRAADLFGKIMRKRTDMRDALDRLMPDMGGEGVRNADLIIEAVPEKLELKQKVYAGLEPKMKPGAILATNTSSIPLQDLRTSLQKPERLLGLHFFNPVSRLQLVEVVSHDATDPQLLKEALAFVGAIDRLPLPVKSSPGFLVNRALTPYMLEAMVMLDERIDKSVIDAAAKKFGMPMGPIELADQVGLDICLDVGDMLRSKFGDSLPPTPAWLREKVARGELGRKSGKGFYAWKDGKADTMPASPSTAEPTPEMIDRLVLPMSNVCVAALREGIVDNADVVDGAMIFGTGYAPFRGGPLNYARSRGVDNVVSTLRALTEKFGDRFTPDAGWETFK; translated from the coding sequence ATGGATTCAGAGGTCATGGACGTTCTCGGCGACCGCGTGCTCGAACTCGGGCCGGCGCCTGACGCGGCGGGGCCGTATAAAAACTTCAAGCTCACCCGAGATGCCGACGGTATCGCCTGGCTGTTGTTCGACCGCGAGGGCTCAAGCGCCAACACGCTGTCGGCCGATCTGATCGAAGAACTCGACAAGGTGCTGGCGGAGCTGGAAGGCCAGCGGCCCGCCGGGCTGGTGATCCGTTCCGCGAAAAAGTCCGGTTTCATCGCCGGCGCCGACGTCAACGAATTCCGCGGCGTCACCGATCCGCGCGCCGTCGAGACGCAAATCGGCCGCGCGCATGCGGTGATTGATCGTCTCGAGGCGCTGCGCGTGCCGACGGTCGCCGTGATCCACGGCTTCTGCCTCGGCGGCGGCCTCGAAGTGGCGCTGGCCTGCCAGATGCGGATTGCGATCGACGATGCGCGGTTCGGTTTTCCGGAGGTGCTGCTCGGCCTGCATCCCGGCCTCGGCGGTACCGTGCGCTTCACGCGCCTGGTCAATCCGATCCAGGCGATGCCCTTGATGCTGACCGGCAAAACCATCGACGCGCGCAAAGCAAAATCGCTGGGGCTGGTCGATGCGGTGACGCAGGAGCGCCACGTCCGCAATGCCGTCAAGGATGCCGTATTTGGAAGGCTGAAGCGGGCCAGGCCCGGGCTTCTCACGAGCATTTTGAATATTGGCCCGGTGCGCGGCTTGCTTGCCTCGCGCATGCGCGCCGAGGCCGGCAACGCCGCTCCGCAGGAGCATTATCCCGCGCCTTACGCGCTGATCGATCTCTGGGAGAAGCATGGCGGCGACAAATCCGCGATGCTGAGCGCCGAGAAGACCTCGTTCGCCAATCTGATGGTGACGCCGGCGGCGCAAAACCTGATCCGGGTGTTTTTTCTGCGCGAGCAGATGAAGAAGCTTGCGGGATCAGGCAACAAGATCGGGCATGTCCACGTCATCGGCGCCGGCGCGATGGGCGGCGACATCGCCGCATGGTGCGCCAGCCAGGATATGCGGGTGACGCTCGCCGACATGAAGCCGGAGCCGATCGCGGGTGCGATCAAGCGCGCCGCTGATTTGTTCGGCAAGATCATGCGCAAACGCACCGATATGCGGGATGCGCTGGATAGGCTGATGCCGGATATGGGCGGCGAGGGCGTTCGCAACGCCGACCTCATCATCGAGGCCGTGCCGGAAAAGCTGGAGCTGAAGCAAAAAGTCTATGCCGGGTTGGAGCCAAAAATGAAGCCCGGCGCGATCCTGGCGACCAACACCTCGAGCATTCCGCTGCAGGATTTGCGCACCAGCTTGCAAAAGCCGGAGCGGCTGCTCGGTCTGCACTTCTTCAACCCGGTATCGCGGCTGCAGCTCGTCGAGGTCGTCAGTCATGACGCCACCGATCCGCAACTATTGAAGGAGGCGCTGGCGTTCGTCGGCGCCATCGACCGGCTGCCGCTGCCGGTGAAGAGCTCGCCCGGTTTTCTGGTCAACCGCGCGCTGACGCCCTACATGCTGGAGGCGATGGTGATGCTGGACGAGAGGATCGACAAATCGGTCATTGATGCGGCCGCGAAAAAGTTCGGTATGCCGATGGGGCCGATCGAGCTCGCCGATCAGGTCGGCCTCGATATCTGCCTGGATGTCGGCGACATGCTGCGCTCGAAATTCGGCGATTCGCTGCCGCCAACGCCGGCCTGGCTGCGCGAAAAGGTCGCCAGGGGTGAGCTCGGCCGCAAGAGTGGCAAGGGGTTTTACGCATGGAAGGACGGCAAGGCCGACACGATGCCAGCTTCGCCTTCGACGGCGGAACCGACACCGGAAATGATCGATCGCCTCGTGCTGCCGATGTCGAATGTCTGCGTCGCGGCCTTGCGTGAAGGCATCGTCGACAATGCCGACGTGGTCGACGGCGCCATGATCTTCGGCACCGGCTATGCGCCGTTCCGCGGCGGTCCCCTGAACTATGCGCGGAGCCGCGGGGTCGACAATGTGGTGTCGACGCTGCGCGCGCTGACGGAAAAGTTTGGCGATCGCTTTACCCCTGATGCGGGCTGGGAGACTTTCAAGTGA